GGTACAATTTCTGTAAATATCCTTTAAAAGCTTTCGATTCACTCAGAAATAACAGGAGATATTTGAACATTTTAGGAAATTGTTGCAAAATCTCTAGATATATTTGGAAAATGTTgcaaaatcttataaaaatcgaaatatgTGTAGATATTTCTGGAAAATgataagtttaaataaataacacttTTCTACCGCGTGTGATTACTCAGTACAggagaattatttaaatatacaatatacagtatgtccgtaaagtaacgaatataggcgataaaatcattataaacgatttatggaaacatccctgaaacgggtctaaagattcaaattttttgcaataaaattgtttggtgtagcttttaaatttcttccgccatttttaagcgaGTTATGACGACAttggtatttttttcaaacggGAATCtgccatttttattacggaatatgaaagcagattttttctgaatctagtacagtcaatattaatattgcttacataagaaaattttcgagaaaaattacttaaagTTTAACTACTTCAGATTTGTTGACATGATGAAAATAccagtagccatgagtaactatgaCCAAACTATTTTACCATCTCGACGTATCCATATTCCAGGAAACACATTATCTAGATGTCGCCAATTATATCGGATATctatgaaactaaaaaacttttactacaatttttttcatctattaGTCATTATTAGGTTGAGAATTATAAATTCAAATGTCATGTTTCACTAAAAGTTTTGTGATAGTGGATTTTTTTTCACTATGACTAAATTTTCAGTGACAATgaattttgcattttaactATTACTATATGAACAGTGGTAGTGCAAAAATGCCCAAACCTGATTTATACTCATTTATACAATCCATAAAATTCTTCCCCAAcgctttttttataatcttcaattttcaaaaataactcatCAACTTTCTCCATATTTTCCCCTTTCGAAAAGTTCCTAAAAGCTACAATTTCTTCTATTAAAGGCACTTTGGTTTTTAAACGATTATTCGATGGGATATCCCCGATTATATTTTTCCAAGaaatattatacaatttaCTTCGATCGTTATACCATTTATAAAAACCTAATTTCgattggtttttaaataaaacgttataatcataaatcgttttttcccATAACCAACATTGCtcgattttcatcaataaatattCGTTAATATcatcaagtttttttatgatacTTTCAAGATATACAAAACAAGTTATTGAAACATCTTGTAATTGGTCATAAATATCCGTGCATTTATAATTGTCTAAAATTGTTGCGATAAGGGTGTAATCATATAAAAGGTGGCATAAAATATCGAAATCATCCGTTGTTTGTTCGATTACTAAAGTTGGATCAATATCAtcatcaatttcttcttcgtaatcttccttttctttttctaattcattaatattaacttcATTAGTTACCTCATCTGGttcgaaaattaaattaaacctaGCAAGACAGgtagaataaatttttaattttaaaagtaaatattcagaaaacattaataaattctcCAAATTAATTTGGTCTGAGGAAACGTTAAGTTTTTCATTTGGTGATGATAATTTCCCATTAATATATTCACCAACAGTTCccatttcaacaatttttttcctccAATCgtttataaattctttatcaAACAACAACTCGGCGGTATAAATTTGTTCATCAGAcgttttaacacttttaattaaccccataattaaattataaaccgATTCGATATCCAACCTTTTATTAGAACCGAATAATTTcgtttcaattatttttgagaagtccaaaataatttcttttaccTCATCAATCGAAACGACGCCGCATAAAATCTCGATTGAATCGTAAACGGAAGTTTGCAATTCCCAAATTGTATCTTTTGTTATTGTATCTTTTTCGTACTTGGCGTTACAAAgtaatttaaagatttcttttaataaatcacttccgtattttaatttattattctcTGTATATAAAATCGAACAAAGATAAGCGGTGAAACTGCCGGTGTTATCTAAAGAGTGCATATGTTCTAATGGGGATTTTAAGCATTTTGTGAGaatttcgatgattttttgaacggTGGAGTTACTAACGAATAATTCGCCTTGTTCTCCTTCAGTAAAAgccatttttaacaaattactCGCATCATTTTCGCTTTCTGAATTAACAATATCTTGGGCTAATTTCACTAAGTACTCATCAACTTTCGGATTACTCAACCATTCGTGAATAACATCGTCTTGATTATAAGGATGAGATAAAGCACTTTGTAAGCACCAACCGAAACGATCCATTGgtaactaaaacaaatttaattaataattaatttaattaaaataaaataaaacatacagTTTCGAAAGATTCcaatatctttaatttatctttattttcgcaatattttaataaaataaaaaccaatcCAACCACAGATTCGGTACAAATATACCCGGAATTTAACCATTTCGATAATAAATTATCGTATAAATCTACTAGAGCACCATCTTTATTGATTACttcgtttaatttaaagaaaaagtttttattttcaaattcggTAATAACACTGTATAAATGCTCGACTAATTCTTTAGAAAGCCTCTCATTTATAACGTTAACGTACAACTCGCAAAGTTTAAAAACCAAGCCGTTTAACGCATCTAAATAAGTTTCatcacatttttcttttgatttaatGGTACTTTGTTCCGTagtgattaaattttctgtaaaTTGCACTTTCATTTGCTTTTTTGGTTTCGAAATGTGTTTCAAGgacattaaaaattcaatttgttTCAGTGCCAATTCGGATAAAGCGTTTTTTTCGCGACTTTGCTCCTCGTTCATTAATAACCCTTCGAATAACGATTGAACGTTACTccaaaaataatctaaatattttccgtAATTAGAAAAATCGGTTTCGTTTCGATTTCTATGCCAATATTGgactaaatttgaaatttgattaaataatgatttataaacGGATTGATTTTCCATTAAACCCCATTCAATCATTGGAAGTAATtcggttttaattaatttttcacatAAATACATGTTGGAttgatttttcattattaaatattgtaaaCATTCCATGTACGTTGTACAAATTGCTGTGGATTCTGATCTGattgaaatcgtggtttttaattttaatcctgTTTGGAGGttatcaaaatatttgaaataaaatgtttccGCATCTATCGTCGGTggtaaatttgataataaaggTAATAAATTTGGGAATATCATCGTAGCATTTCCTCGTCCTGCTTCACGAAGTAATTTATATAGTTTTGGAAGAACTAATTTTTCTATGCTGACGTATGTCCACCAAttctataacaaaattattcaatttcattaaaaatctattatatttgttagctctaattttagttgttattagGAGGAAGGGAAAGGAGGAGTTCAGTAACGATATAGTATAGATGGCAGAATGAAGGAGTCactttatgaatttgttgggAAGGGTAGATGATAGGCAGGCAGTCACGGAGGAGGAGACAACTGAGGAAGATTTGACAACATTTTTGAGGGGGTTGAGGAGGAGAAAGGCACCGGGGGAGGTACAGAACGAGGTATGGTTGGCGGCGACAGGAAAGGTGAGAGGGAAGCTGTTAGAGACGTTGAACAATGTGTAGAGGGCGGAAGAGTTTCCAAACGGTTGAAGGATGGGTATAATATGTTCAGTAGACAAAAAGGGAAGTAAGAGAGCAGTGAAGGGGAATCAGCCTACTCAACTCCTCATACCACATTTATGCGAAGATACTGCTGGGAAGATTGGAGGAAGAGATTGAGATAGAGGAGATGTTGCTGGATGGATAGGCAGGTTTTAGGAAAGGTAGAGGGGCGATCGATAACGTTTTTTGTATGCCCTATTCATAGACTTGAAGACGGCATTCAAAAGGTGGATATGGAGAAGTTGTGGGAGGAGATGGACAGGAGGAGTTTGAAGGAGATATACAGAGAAACGACAGCTAGAGTTAGAGTAGGAAAAGCGATGAGCGAAGCGTTTTGGACAGGGAGGAGTCTGAGACTGGGATGTCTACTGAGCCCCAGCCTTTTTTCCCTGTATACGGCAGATTTGGAAGCTAGGCTGGAGAAGGGACAAATAGAAGTGGTGATGGAAGGAAGAAAGATTAACGTGCTAGCATACGCAGATGCCATGGTGGTTGTGGCGAAGAATGCGACGGAAATGAGAGGGATGGTGAGAGACTTGGAGAgctacactgttggaaataattcatgagcacaccctgtataatctgaacgcgtgaagataaatccataatatttgcggagcataaaggtttactgtagacgagtttatttaGCGAGTTTCAAGTTTTTCTGTCTcggcattgttgactgagccgcccttccaagtggaacattctGTCGCTATAGAGACCGAAGTGGCAGAGTTGCGCCGCTctccataccaaatttcattgcgctagacacacgcgtttAGATTATACAttgtaaattatttccaacGGCGAAGAAGTTGGAGGTGAAAAAGAGGGAAGAATGGAGATGGAGATTGAGGAGGTGAGAGAATTAACTTATCTGGGGTACTGGTACAGGGGCGATAGCAAGGACGCGGCGCATGTGAGGGAGATGGCTAAAAGGGcaaataaggtgatgggatGACAGAGTGTTTGGAAGGGACATCAGAAAGAGAAAGATCATGTTTGATGGGTTGGTGAGGAATGCAATGATGTACGGGACGAAAGTTTGGGGATGGAAGAGGCAGGATATTCTGGAGGACGTACAGAATCGGTACTGGAGGTGAGTTCTGGGTCTGGAGAGATAGACACCGGGGTATATTGTGAGGAAGGAAGTGAAAGTGGATGAAATGAGGGTGGAGGCGGGCAGAAGAGcaattaaatatgaaaaaataatagataaaAGACCATACTGCGGAATCTTGGGGGAGCGTTGGAAGGAAGTTAGGAATTGGAAGATTAGATATGGTAATGGAGAGAGGAAGGAATATTATAAAAGGTCAGGTTATTCGGAGGCAGAGATAAACAACAGAAGAAGGGAAGGGGTGTTGATGTGGGGGAAGATAAGTGACAGAGATAGGAACGTCCATAGGCAGGAGAGAAGGACGCAGATAAGAGAGGAAAGATATGGAGACATAATGACGGAAGGACTTTCAAAATACTTGGTGAAGGACGGGAGTGAGGAAGGGAAGGGGTTGGTAGCCAGATTTCGGTGTGGTAATAAGGAGAGAGCGAACAGGTATTTGGCGGATGATGTGGGGAGGTAGTGTCGGTTGTGCGAAAAGGTTTGGTAGACGATGGAACATATGTTGAgggttcaaattaaattttttaattgatttttatttaatatagtagacgccacgagagctggcagtaaatcatcattttccgctcttacaaatggcatacgtagttcacaaaccgctagagagtaatgtgtgttagaaagagatagcattagtttaatatgtctgctgtacaattcaaatagccacgtcgaaaaagtacgtctgttcttctaagggatgtaactctataattataacctcaaatcgaaacggcttgtgagcgttgtcatgaatctgtcagtgttttcacaagccgaaaatgttttctttgaaaggaaaatcattaaataatatctttgacaatgtttgacatataacctccattactaacataacctacatttaaatgtatgtggtgaaataatctaagtcgtacgtccatatcttgattcataccatttttaagcgatctgtcactgccagctctcgtggtttctactatatacaatatttaatCTCAATATTTAATATAGTGAAATACACATTTAGTATTTCAACTGATTCTATTCAAATTTGAGAAACGGAGGTTTTTTGGCATAAGAAAGACACGAGACCATTATGGAGTCCGTTTTACTATAGCCGGTAGAGGGTGCTCTCTAACGTATTCTTTCcggattaaaataataataacttttctgacagtatactttttggctttttgaataaaaattcttattcccTGTCCTTTTTTAAGCAGAAAGGTTACCTACTCTTATCAAAATGCGCTAGAGTCGATCGTTTTCAAGAATATCcggtttttattattccatATAGACCATTTTTTTAAGAGTATAATTAAAGATAGTTAAAACAATGTATGTCATGGAGACAAAGTAGATAACATTAGTTAACTAACTAATGTTTTAGTTCATTATATCACGTGTCaaataataatctaaataataaaagaaaaaaatagagaaagtAATGGTATTTAAAAACGGCCTGATGTCATTACAAGCATTCCTAATCCTATTAATAAGTTCGTTCCATTGAATTAAAACCTGCAGATGGTGGTGCTCATGCGACTGGTCCGCCACGACCAATCCATTTTAAAGGAAAGGTTGTCTAGCCAATTTCTTACCATCCTACTATGATGAGGTGGACAACCATCAAGTTGACACCAGGCGTTTCTTCTTAAAGCTAAATCAATGTCATCCCACATATTGGCATGTTCAGCTaccaaaaattacaagaaagCCGCAGCGGTTAGTTGTGGTGGCAAAAAGTATAGGGCGAAAAgatgattattataaacagCTACCCAGACGTTGACACCAAATTTATGTTGGAAGTTTCGTCGCCGAATTGCGTAGGGATACCAAAACATGTAAATTGTGAAAGTTTACAATGCAAAGTCTTGTGAAACACGATTCATCGTTCCacattacatttaaaaaatctcaatTGTTGGCTGATGCTTTAGCGAATCCACCGACAAAACGTTACAATCCTTGCAAGGGTTGTAAATGATAAGCATGTCTATGATCATGTTTTAAAAGGCGATAAAGACGCGCCGTAGATATTCGTAAGGCATTCGAAACTCTTCTAACACTCGTAGACCCAGAGACGCCACCTCTGGAGAGACGCCCTCGAACTCACGcaaaattcttcttctaaagcCTCTTTGCACTCTAACATTGTCATTATTACGATCTACCTATCATTATTTAGCCCTTGTTCAACTATTTGTCTATGCACTTTCACAAACACAGAAGGATGCGGATGTCTTCTATTTGGATATCTTCTCCTATACTCTAGGACTACTTCTGCTGAATTTCCATATACACCCCATAAAACCCATTAcccataaacaaaatgaatttataaagtttttatacagcaaacaaaaaattaaaaaatgaaaaaaaaacagtttaaCACGATTAGGAAAAAGAGTAATGAATTTAGCACgttaataaacaagaaaattgaatttaacacgttaaagaataagaaaaattaatttaacactgATCAACAACTACTGGTGATTTGACACTTGAtacaataaactaaaacattagttacctattttgtttcaatggcaaacattattataaatgtCTTTCACAATCCTCTAAAAAAAATGGTCTAtatcgaataataaaaagcagattatcttgaaaacgatcAACTTTAGCGCATTTTGATAAGAGCAccgtttttgcttaaaaaagtaCCGAGAAtgagaatttttatttaaaaagccaaaaagtatactgtcagaaaagttattgttattttaatccgtaaAGAATACGTTACAGAGCGCCCTCTACCGGCTATAATAAAACGGAATCCATAATCGTCTTTCTCATGCCAAAAAACCTCCGTATACcgaatttgaataaaattttaattgaattaatatttGGATACTTTGTCGTTCGCTTAATTGCGCCATATTTctttaaactgtcaattttttgacattttaagctGTCAACAGCGTTATTTCGGCGtctactttgattgtaatttgctgatttaatatttttagagaacgaatttttttctcgatttttttcttatgttcatcgcgtagagggatttatcctctatcaaaatatgcaaaaaaacatatgcatcccatttaaaatataaacaagtaaatatcgccaaaaaatgtgccacaattaataaagatttttttatttggaacatttttctttaaaaccacaaatggcgaagttattgtcTATATtacagacatttgacacaccctgtatacaggatggttcaggttttaatcgggaaactttactaggatgtagtacttgcctatacattagttttttatacagggtgcggGAAAACTTCCTCCCTAATTTGaaggttaaataaaaaacaaatggTATGAATTaacgaaactgtattaacaTGAATGGAATTTGCAGAATGGGAAGTTACGTTATTATGTTTTACAAGTTCCTTTTTTCCGCTCAAGTCATTTTCTTCGTTATCAATGCATTGTCGAATCCGAGTTTAGAAGTTCGCCATTATGCTAAACAACATTTCTTGAGGAATACGAGCAATCTTTTCTTGACTCACTTGTCCTAGGAGTGGCAGAGTCTAGGGCCGACGTTTGTAAACTACAGCCTTAAGAAACCCCCGTAGAAAAAAATCACTGGGAGTAAGGTCTGGGATTGTGCTGGCCAGTGGATGTCTCCGCGCAAAGACATCAAGCGTTCTAGGAACACCTGCCTCAGTTCTTGAAGAGATCTCCTGCTTGTGTGAGCAGTGACCTCGTTCTGCTGAAACCACACATCCTGTTGAATCTGTAGCGCATTGAGTCGTGGTGCCATAAAAGTTTGAAGCATTTGAATGTATCGATCCGAGTTAACGGACTGTTACTCACAAAACACTTGAGCGATATACtgttcaaaaaaagaaacttgtaAAACATAATAACTTAACTTCCCCATTCTTCCTCATTCTGTAGATTCCATTCAtgttaatacagtttcgttaatttttaccatctgttttttattcaacctTCAAATTAGGGAGGGAGTTTTACCGCACCCTGTATAAACATACGGTCgtaactcttttgttttcgagctatgagctgtcaaagttgagccaaaaacttacattttatcttttatttcgggtataagtaaaccgtagaacttgaaattttgtatgtatgtatgtatgtatgtaacttccctagcgccctctaaggggatgaaatttaaaatatgctACATTGTACTGTAAAGCGATGCTattattgaaaaagtttttttctttatagctGGCTATGGAAGTTGTGCACTTACTAGGATCTAGTTCTAACtaaataacaacaattaattgtgattttcataagaaaaaCCGTAAATAAGATGAATCTCTGTCTCAACAAATtatgttgttttaaacaatattaaaaaattgatactctTTCTTGAtaagtcaaaaattattgataatcAACAACAATTATGAGGATTCTGCGTAAATGAAACTTACATGTTTTCAGAgccaacttttagaataatctTAGCTAAACATGAGCTAACTAGACACTAAACAAtgagctttacaacccatatttttttatgctaATATTCCATAgtgttaaaaagttcttataaaaaaaatcaagggggtggtgaatttcatcACCCCCTTGATTTTTCACCCCCTTTTCACCCCCTTCGGCGCTAGGGAAGTGTAAGCtatgcttgaaaataaggtcttaaccagtagtaaatacgtacaaagtttcaaattctacggtttacttacagccaaaatacaaaagaaaacgtaaatttttggctcaactttgacagctcatagatcgaaaacaaaagacttGTGATCCcatgtttatacaaaaaacttgtgttattttggcaagtactacatcTTATGGTTAGTAAAATTTTccaattaaaaactgaaccagcctgtatacaggtgtccggAAATGACGTGTACAACAGAAGACCACAAGTACCTTAaccaaaaatatgatgatttaactcaTCCATATACAAAATTGCTTAGTTTAGCCGCTAGAgggctttaaaaataatatttatttttaaatttttttaaataagtaattggattttattcattttttggtCATGCGTTTCTATCAGTAGACTATACAGCTATTTGTGGAATAAAcactaattttgaaaattatagggtgtttaaaaactttgtcacaataaattattatgaagccatatttttttaaccccCTGTATAAACACtaccattattttttttctgaatagTTTAATTTCAGTTAAATGAACAGTTTTAgccacaaaaaaatattttctaaatccCCACAAGCGCGAATCAGTGATGTAAGGTGTAGTAATAGCActaataacgtttttttaatagttggctaggtatgatcaattttaaaaacaaaaacagcTTATGTCACTTAAACTTGTCAGCAGTATTcatatttttcgttttatttttgattcataatgaatttttaaagcccTTTAATGGCTATACTAAGCAATTTTGCATATAGATTAGTTAAATCTTCATATTTTTACACGTCATTtttggacacctgtatattagctctagttttagttgttattagttattaaacccaaatgtttttagttcttttcccatatttataattattacctCAACTGTTGTTATAACAAGTAAAGTAGCCTCCCAAACTGCAAATAAAACGGTAGGTTCACTCTCATCTAAATTCTGAAACACAGAATTAACAACTTCCTTTGAATTGTTGATTATAAACTCAGGAACTTTTTGGCAAAgcgattttaaaacattatacCAAGCACTTCTAATCGGTACGGCTTCATTCTTACAAAACttccaaaaaatttgatttgaggtaatcattaaatttttttctttagctTTCTCTATTTGTTCTTTATCCAATTTATCCAAATACAAAGCGTAACCCATCAAACTTGAAATAACCACCCGTTCGTATTTAGCATCAGCatcttcttttaaaacatttgttacatttaaactttttgatgTATGCACCATTAAGTTTTCGTAAATATAAGTCAATATTTCTTCTTGGCAGAACACGATGGCTTCTTGTGCTTTATTCTTAGGGAAAGCATCTTCGATTGATTTTATAGCCGCTGAAGCAGCTGGAGCGTAAGTATCGTATTGGGATGTAAACCATGGCCCGATTAATTGCTTCAAATGTGGCGCAAGATTTCTTTTAACTTTCAAAACAACTTGATAATGTGCAATTTGGGTAGCTTCACGAACTTTATGTTCCGTATCTGTAGCCAATACACAATAAATCCTCGTCCAAAACACTAACACAGCTTTTACAGCTTCTTGTTCAGAAGACGTTAC
This region of Onthophagus taurus isolate NC chromosome 3, IU_Otau_3.0, whole genome shotgun sequence genomic DNA includes:
- the LOC111420669 gene encoding E3 ubiquitin-protein ligase listerin is translated as MGGKHKQAQRTKNNARPSSSGRSAELLGSTIPQFTGFSTIKETPYVFPSYGSGMEEINVNIDSSFQLVLKKMSKKDSTTKLKALQEFTELVTSSEQEAVKAVLVFWTRIYCVLATDTEHKVREATQIAHYQVVLKVKRNLAPHLKQLIGPWFTSQYDTYAPAASAAIKSIEDAFPKNKAQEAIVFCQEEILTYIYENLMVHTSKSLNVTNVLKEDADAKYERVVISSLMGYALYLDKLDKEQIEKAKEKNLMITSNQIFWKFCKNEAVPIRSAWYNVLKSLCQKVPEFIINNSKEVVNSVFQNLDESEPTVLFAVWEATLLVITTVENWWTYVSIEKLVLPKLYKLLREAGRGNATMIFPNLLPLLSNLPPTIDAETFYFKYFDNLQTGLKLKTTISIRSESTAICTTYMECLQYLIMKNQSNMYLCEKLIKTELLPMIEWGLMENQSVYKSLFNQISNLVQYWHRNRNETDFSNYGKYLDYFWSNVQSLFEGLLMNEEQSREKNALSELALKQIEFLMSLKHISKPKKQMKVQFTENLITTEQSTIKSKEKCDETYLDALNGLVFKLCELYVNVINERLSKELVEHLYSVITEFENKNFFFKLNEVINKDGALVDLYDNLLSKWLNSGYICTESVVGLVFILLKYCENKDKLKILESFETLPMDRFGWCLQSALSHPYNQDDVIHEWLSNPKVDEYLVKLAQDIVNSESENDASNLLKMAFTEGEQGELFVSNSTVQKIIEILTKCLKSPLEHMHSLDNTGSFTAYLCSILYTENNKLKYGSDLLKEIFKLLCNAKYEKDTITKDTIWELQTSVYDSIEILCGVVSIDEVKEIILDFSKIIETKLFGSNKRLDIESVYNLIMGLIKSVKTSDEQIYTAELLFDKEFINDWRKKIVEMGTVGEYINGKLSSPNEKLNVSSDQINLENLLMFSEYLLLKLKIYSTCLARFNLIFEPDEVTNEVNINELEKEKEDYEEEIDDDIDPTLVIEQTTDDFDILCHLLYDYTLIATILDNYKCTDIYDQLQDVSITCFVYLESIIKKLDDINEYLLMKIEQCWLWEKTIYDYNVLFKNQSKLGFYKWYNDRSKLYNISWKNIIGDIPSNNRLKTKVPLIEEIVAFRNFSKGENMEKVDELFLKIEDYKKSVGEEFYGLNFAIWSDTEKSTEILRFCIEILDNFDIDNLNDQHWDFIIISLTSWALKISDIKVVYKNIQIQSFIASVYNLFARIERYLKQLDPNSKRVKEFQDVFAEDVHNSFMEIWLYLTEQVLKDVQVKTTLLPFLQHIGSVIKYVNHEYIFKKDDNYWTKLTKQCCALLVNQSSILQMWGYEMLKVLKPGFIEMDSQTLNSNTPNEKGLILEKFKNILHKTQEIVHILLSAMKLGEDSCRVQPHTDSYTYTFAYTLLWDFLHLLSEASSADLRFEYAEWLKNNNYLNKLLVHLFKLMPGEVLFYVPSESKIKPYSDYFRSKFELSMFEPTSSSTLERIVCWVFFMSMSQLPAFVRQWWTDLESRSSQIVERVTSAYVSPQLCNEELEDVAQHETKFKNMVIKIHPTVREVVAIYTVDDIQMDLVITLPVNYPLVGPDVQCNKQIAGSSHKNWLMQLKKCLRYQNGRIWDGLSLWNTSLNKKFDGVEECYICFAVLHQGTYQLPKLSCQTCRKKFHSACLYKWFSTSNKSTCPICRNLF